DNA sequence from the Butyricimonas faecalis genome:
CGATGCAAATGAAATTTTTTAGGGTATTCCACTTCCGATATTGAAGCTGCCAATGTGTCAAGAGAAAGTTGTGGCAGCGGATATATACTGTTTATTATATCATTAATATTCATTTTGTTAAATCTTACATATCGAACAATTATACCGTTGCAAAATTACGAAAAGTGCCGTTCATGCGAAATGATGAACGGCACTTTTTATTATTCCCAGTGAAATAAAACGGCTACAGTTTCATTCCCCTGCCTTTCCGTTGCTGTATAACGGGTTGGCGTATGGTCTGCCTTAGTTTCTCGAACTGCTCCCTGAACCATTCGCCGATGGGTCGCAAGTCAATCGTAAGGATAAACTTACCGTTGTCAGAGAATACTTTGGCTTTAACATCTTTTGCCATGAATTTCCGCTTGTGTTCTTCCGAATACAACTCGCCGTTGTACTCAATGGGTTTACCTGTCAGCAATGTCGCAGTCTGCTCTTTATTGAAACCTACAGCAAGGCACAATATTTCAATGTTAATCATGTCCTTGATTTGTGGGAACCATTTCAAGGTCTTGTTTAACAACACCGTAAGCCGTGAAATCTCACGTTTGAGGTTTGTTTCTGTCTGTGCCAATTCGTTGATATGCTTCTGTTGCATATCCAGCATTTGGCGGCTGTGGTCTGCCTGCATGGTCTGTATCTTGTCTTGCAGAGCCTCTATCGTTTCCTCGTGGTCGGCTACCTCCCTATGCAGGATGCTGTTCTCCCTCTTCAATGCCTTGACCTTGTTGCTCCCGAAAAGAGAGCCGACACTCTCGGCGATGTTGGCAGCTGCGGTCGTCGCAGCCCCTTTCAGCCGCTCGGTCTGTATCTCCTTTTTCGCCCGTACAAGCTCCTCCTGTGCCGTATCTTTCCGTTCCTGCAATTCCATCACCTCCGCTTTCAGTTCTTCAGTCTGACGCTTTATGTCACGGTAGTACTGCTGCGTGGAAACGTGCCTTGCGTCCGAACCGTCAATCCCCCTTTGCAGCCCGTATTTCGCCATCGCTGCGGCATAGCTGTCCTGATAGGATTTCAGTTTCAAACGGTTCATGATGTCATCGGCGCACAGCCTCACGCTGTCGGCAGGCTTTTTGCGGTAGCGTTTCTTCGCCTGCTCCTCCCGTTTCCTGCGCTTGCGCTCCCCCTTGCCTTATTGGGGAATTTTCAGCGTTGCCTGCAATGCGGCTCGGAAAATTCCCTAATAAGCTACGGTATTTTCTGTCCGCAAATACCCGTGCGCCGTCCGTCCCTGCCAGTTTACTTTGTTTGCCTTGCTTACCTGCTTTGCGTATATGACAATGTAAACAGAGTATCGTTAATCTGTGAGCATTGCAGCCGTCACAAACTCCCCATATCCCGTTTTCCTGCCGGGTTGATGACGGATGAAAATCCGTTGAATTGATGAATAGGGCATCTATAATGTTGATATTCATTGCTATAACAGCTCAACACATTCTCAACAAAGTACTAACCAAAAGAGAAAGGGCAAATGTTCCTGCTTGCAGTCCTCAACAGCTAATTTCTATTGTTGAGCTTTTGTTGAGAATATATATTACTCATTATCATATACTTAATGCTTGTATTCAACAATTCATTAGAATAACGGTGTATCTTATGGCAGAAACGGTCGCACATGTTTCGTGTATGGGTACGTACTAACAGCAATACGCACCCCCGGATGATAGTAGGAACAGACATATTTTCTCTTTTTGCCGGTACATCCTCTTTAACAAGGCATTGCGCAGCCTTTCCGCACCGCATGAGGCGATACGGAATGCGAGTGCGACAACCATTTCAAAACTGTAAACGTCCAGCCCGTAACCGTTCTCCAAACGCAGATAACGTTTTGTGTCGTACTCTTTCAGAACTCCGTTCTTGTAAACGGCTCTGATTCCTGCATGGACTGTAGGGGCGGTTACCCCGAACAGCCCGACAAGTTCCGGCTCGGACATCCACACGTTGGCTGTATCAGTCGGCATGATGATATTACCGTGTTCGTCCATCGTGATAATATTCCTTTCTTCTTTCATCGGTATTCACTTTTAAGGTTACTGAATGGCACGGCAGATGTTCTTCTCCATGTCCTCCAGCTTGTGCGACAAGGCTTCCATGTCCCGGCTTATCTTTTGAGCGGTGATTTTGGCGTATATCTGCGTGGTCTTGATGTTCATGTGCCCCAACAGTCGGCTCACGGTCTCAATCGGCACACCATTGGATAAAAGCATGGTCGTTGCGTTCGTGTGCCTTGCGACATGATAGGTCAAGCGCACCTTGAAACCGCACTGCCTGCCTATCTCTTTCAGTATCTTGTTGCAGGTGGTATTGCTCGGCATGGGGAAAACATGACCGTCCCGTGTCATTCCCTTGTACTTCTCTATTATCCTTTGCGGAACATCCAACAGACGGATGTTCGATTCCGTGTTCGTCTTCTTTCTTCGGGTGATAATCCACAGATTGCCGTCGAAGAAGGTTTGCAGACGGTCGGCGGTGAAATTCTTCACATCGGAATACGCCAGCCCCGTGAACACCGAAAAGACGAACAAGTCCCGTACGAGTTCATGCTGTCCGTTCTTCATCGGCATATCTATAAGCGTCTGTATCTCCGCTTGGGTAAGGTAGCCCCTATCCACGCTTTCCGGGGAGTTGATATATCCGGCAAAGGGATTGAACGGCAGCCGTCCGTCGTTTCTCGCTATCGAGATGATGTGTTTCAGTACAATCATGTAGCCCCACACGGTATTGGTGCGGCACTTCTTCTCCGTCCGCAGGAAATACTCGAAGTCGTTGATGAAAGAGAGG
Encoded proteins:
- a CDS encoding site-specific integrase, with amino-acid sequence MRSTFKVLFYVKKGSAKPNGNLPLMCRLTVDGEIKQFSCKLDVPPRLWDVKNSRASGKSIEAQRINHTVDKIRVDVNRRYQELMQTDGYVTAAKLKDTYLGIGVKQETLLKLFEQHNAEFAKKVGHSRAQGTFTRYLTVCKHIREFLPHTYKREDIPLKELNLSFINDFEYFLRTEKKCRTNTVWGYMIVLKHIISIARNDGRLPFNPFAGYINSPESVDRGYLTQAEIQTLIDMPMKNGQHELVRDLFVFSVFTGLAYSDVKNFTADRLQTFFDGNLWIITRRKKTNTESNIRLLDVPQRIIEKYKGMTRDGHVFPMPSNTTCNKILKEIGRQCGFKVRLTYHVARHTNATTMLLSNGVPIETVSRLLGHMNIKTTQIYAKITAQKISRDMEALSHKLEDMEKNICRAIQ